One Streptomyces sp. B21-105 genomic region harbors:
- a CDS encoding FadR/GntR family transcriptional regulator translates to MTTPDRGLHGRVLDALGPAITAGEYPPGSVLRTDELAQRFDVSRSVMREAVRVLESMDLVESRRRVGVTVRPRSAWNVYDPQVIRWRLAGADRPHQLRSLTVLRSAIEPVAAGLAARHATAEQCAELTECALGMVAHSRGHRLEGYLVHDMAFHRVILAASGNEMFARLGDVVAEVLAGRTHHEVMFEDPDPAAVTLHVQVAEAVRAGDAARAERLTREITVGALHELDILAP, encoded by the coding sequence ATGACCACTCCGGACCGGGGGCTGCACGGCCGCGTACTGGACGCCCTGGGGCCCGCGATCACGGCGGGCGAGTATCCGCCCGGCAGCGTCCTGCGCACCGACGAGCTGGCCCAGCGCTTCGACGTCTCCCGGTCCGTGATGCGCGAGGCGGTCCGCGTGCTGGAGTCCATGGACCTGGTCGAGTCGCGCCGCCGCGTCGGCGTGACGGTCCGCCCCAGGTCCGCGTGGAACGTCTACGACCCGCAGGTCATCCGCTGGCGGCTGGCCGGCGCCGACCGCCCGCACCAACTGCGCTCGCTCACCGTCCTGCGCTCGGCGATCGAGCCGGTCGCGGCGGGCCTCGCGGCGCGACACGCCACGGCGGAACAGTGTGCCGAACTCACCGAGTGCGCGCTCGGCATGGTGGCTCACTCACGCGGCCACCGGCTCGAGGGGTATCTCGTCCACGACATGGCGTTCCACAGGGTGATCCTCGCCGCCTCGGGCAACGAGATGTTCGCCCGCCTCGGCGACGTCGTCGCGGAGGTGCTGGCCGGCCGCACGCATCACGAGGTCATGTTCGAGGACCCCGACCCGGCCGCCGTCACCCTGCACGTCCAGGTCGCCGAGGCGGTCCGGGCCGGCGACGCGGCCCGTGCGGAACGCCTCACCCGTGAGATCACCGTCGGCGCCCTCCACGAACTGGACATCCTGGCCCCCTGA
- a CDS encoding gluconokinase, giving the protein MRTPHVVVVMGVSGTGKTTIGPLLAARLGVPYTEGDDFHPQANIAKMSAGTPLEDGDRWPWLDAIGVWAHGRAGLGGVVSCSALKRSYRDRLRAAAPAVVFVHLAGDRSLIEDRMAHRQGHFMPTALLDSQFATLQPLEADEAGVVVDVVGSPEAIAGRAVAALNALADPADPGAPGNPSGPGNPGG; this is encoded by the coding sequence ATGCGTACCCCGCACGTCGTCGTGGTGATGGGCGTCTCCGGCACGGGCAAGACCACGATCGGTCCTCTGCTCGCCGCCCGGCTGGGCGTCCCCTACACCGAGGGCGACGACTTCCACCCGCAGGCCAACATCGCCAAGATGTCGGCCGGCACCCCCCTCGAGGACGGCGACCGGTGGCCGTGGCTCGACGCGATCGGCGTCTGGGCGCACGGGCGGGCCGGGCTCGGCGGCGTGGTCAGCTGCTCGGCGCTGAAGCGGTCGTACCGCGACCGGCTCAGGGCGGCCGCCCCCGCCGTCGTCTTCGTCCACCTGGCGGGCGACCGGTCGCTGATCGAGGACCGCATGGCGCACCGGCAGGGTCACTTCATGCCGACGGCGCTGCTGGACTCCCAGTTCGCCACGCTCCAGCCGCTCGAGGCGGACGAGGCCGGAGTCGTCGTCGACGTCGTCGGCAGCCCGGAGGCCATCGCCGGGCGGGCGGTGGCGGCGCTGAACGCCCTCGCCGATCCCGCCGATCCCGGCGCCCCCGGCAATCCCTCTGGCCCCGGCAACCCCGGCGGCTGA
- a CDS encoding GntT/GntP/DsdX family permease translates to MTRLSVEMLAADAVEPITSAGHAQLGIAVLAGIAVIVLLITRFRLHAFLALTIGSLALGAFAGAPLDKAIASFTTGLGATVAGVGVLIALGAILGKMLADSGGADQIVDTILAKAGGRSMPWAMVLIASVIGLPLFFEVGVVLLIPVVLMVAKRGNYSLMRIGIPALAGLSVMHGLVPPHPGPLVAIDAVGANLGVTLALGVLVAIPTVVVAGPLFSRAAARWVDVPAPDRMIPQRPSEELGKRPGFGATLATILLPVVLMLSKALVDIVVDDPEHTVQRVFDVVGSPLIALLTAVLVGIFTLLRPAGFAKDRVSGLVEKGLAPIAGILLIVGAGGGFKQTLIDCGVGRMVLEISEDWSIPALLLAWLIAVAIRLATGSATVATISAAGLVAPLAADMSTTHTALLVLAIGAGSLFFSHVNDAGFWLVKEYFGLSVGQNVKTWSVMETIISVVAGGLVLLLSLVI, encoded by the coding sequence GTGACCAGACTCAGCGTCGAGATGCTGGCAGCGGACGCCGTCGAGCCCATCACCTCGGCCGGCCACGCACAGCTGGGCATCGCCGTCCTGGCGGGCATCGCCGTGATCGTCCTGCTCATCACTCGGTTCAGACTCCACGCCTTCCTGGCGCTGACCATCGGCTCGCTCGCGCTGGGCGCGTTCGCCGGGGCGCCGCTCGACAAGGCCATCGCCTCCTTCACCACCGGGCTGGGCGCCACCGTCGCCGGGGTGGGCGTGCTGATCGCGCTGGGCGCGATCCTCGGCAAGATGCTCGCGGACTCCGGGGGCGCCGACCAGATCGTGGACACGATCCTCGCCAAGGCGGGCGGCCGCTCCATGCCCTGGGCGATGGTGCTGATCGCCTCGGTGATCGGTCTGCCGCTGTTCTTCGAGGTCGGCGTGGTGCTGCTGATCCCGGTGGTGCTGATGGTCGCCAAGCGCGGCAACTACTCGCTCATGCGGATCGGCATCCCGGCGCTGGCCGGTCTGTCGGTGATGCACGGGCTGGTCCCGCCGCACCCCGGCCCGCTGGTCGCGATCGACGCGGTCGGCGCCAACCTGGGCGTGACGCTGGCGCTCGGCGTGCTGGTGGCCATACCCACGGTCGTCGTCGCCGGTCCGCTGTTCTCGCGGGCCGCCGCACGCTGGGTGGACGTCCCCGCCCCCGACCGCATGATCCCCCAGCGGCCCTCCGAGGAACTGGGGAAGCGGCCCGGGTTCGGCGCCACCCTCGCCACCATCCTGCTGCCCGTCGTTCTCATGCTGTCCAAGGCGCTGGTCGACATCGTGGTGGACGACCCGGAGCACACCGTGCAGCGCGTCTTCGACGTCGTCGGATCCCCGCTGATCGCGCTGCTCACGGCCGTCCTCGTCGGCATCTTCACCCTGCTGCGGCCCGCAGGGTTCGCCAAGGACCGGGTCTCGGGGCTGGTCGAGAAAGGCCTCGCGCCCATCGCGGGCATCCTGCTGATCGTCGGCGCGGGCGGCGGCTTCAAGCAGACGCTGATCGACTGCGGCGTCGGCCGGATGGTGCTGGAGATCTCCGAGGACTGGTCCATCCCCGCCCTGCTGCTGGCCTGGCTGATCGCGGTGGCGATCCGGCTGGCGACCGGTTCGGCGACCGTGGCGACGATCTCGGCGGCGGGCCTGGTCGCCCCGCTCGCGGCCGACATGTCGACGACGCACACCGCCCTGCTGGTGCTGGCCATCGGCGCGGGCTCGCTCTTCTTCAGCCACGTCAACGACGCCGGGTTCTGGCTGGTGAAGGAGTACTTCGGGCTCAGCGTGGGCCAGAACGTGAAGACCTGGTCGGTCATGGAGACGATCATCTCCGTGGTCGCGGGCGGTCTGGTCCTGCTCCTCTCCCTCGTGATCTAG
- a CDS encoding SDR family oxidoreductase encodes MSHPLFDISGRTALVTGSSRGIGLALARGLAEAGCTVVLNGRDAGRLAQAAAGLPGTVHTSVFDVTDGPSVRAGLADVEDRVGPLDILVNNAGMQLRAPLLEFADSDWHRVLDANVTSAFLVGREAARGMIARGHGKIVNICSLQSEVARPGIAPYAAAKGALKMLTKGMCGDWGPHGVQVNGLGPGYIETELTRPLVEDEEFSAWVRRRTPAGRWGRTEDLVGGVLFLVSPAADFVGGQVLYVDGGMTSVL; translated from the coding sequence ATGAGCCACCCCCTGTTCGACATCAGCGGCCGGACGGCTCTGGTCACCGGCTCCAGCCGGGGCATCGGCCTGGCGCTGGCCCGGGGCCTGGCCGAGGCCGGCTGCACGGTCGTCCTCAACGGACGCGACGCCGGACGCCTCGCGCAGGCGGCCGCCGGACTGCCGGGGACGGTGCACACCAGCGTGTTCGACGTCACCGACGGGCCTTCGGTGCGGGCCGGCCTCGCCGACGTCGAGGACCGGGTCGGCCCACTGGACATCCTGGTCAACAACGCCGGCATGCAACTGCGCGCCCCGCTCCTGGAGTTCGCCGACTCCGACTGGCACCGGGTGCTGGACGCGAACGTCACCAGCGCGTTCCTGGTGGGCCGGGAGGCGGCCCGCGGGATGATCGCGCGCGGCCACGGCAAGATCGTCAACATCTGCTCCCTGCAGAGCGAGGTCGCCCGCCCCGGCATAGCGCCCTACGCGGCAGCCAAGGGCGCGCTGAAGATGCTCACCAAGGGCATGTGCGGCGACTGGGGGCCGCACGGCGTCCAGGTCAACGGCCTCGGCCCGGGCTACATCGAGACCGAGCTGACCCGGCCCCTGGTCGAGGACGAGGAGTTCAGCGCGTGGGTACGGCGGCGCACCCCGGCCGGGCGGTGGGGCCGTACCGAGGACCTGGTGGGCGGGGTGCTGTTCCTCGTCTCCCCCGCGGCGGACTTCGTCGGCGGGCAGGTGCTGTACGTCGACGGCGGTATGACGAGCGTGCTGTGA
- a CDS encoding L-idonate 5-dehydrogenase has product MLACVIHGPGDLRVDELAAPAPGPGEVLVAVRYGGVCGSDLHYWRHGGVGDFRLREPMVLGHEVVGTASSGPLAGAPVAVHPGTPCGVCPECADGRRHVCRDTRYLGSAARTPHVQGAFAAEIAVPAGQVRPLPQGLPPRRAALAEPLSVALHAVRRAGAVSGRQVLVTGAGPIGSLVVAAAKAAGAAHVTVTDLLPAALGYARAVGADAVVRADDPDGPGWPAEADVAVEASGTAAGLETCLRLVRRGGVVVQLGMLPPGQSPFPGNLLVSREIELRGAFRFDTEFDDALRLLAAEPAFDALVSAVVPVREAESAFALAADRSRSCKVLLDFGG; this is encoded by the coding sequence ATGCTGGCATGTGTGATCCACGGTCCGGGCGACTTGCGCGTCGACGAGCTGGCGGCGCCCGCGCCGGGGCCGGGCGAGGTGCTCGTCGCCGTTCGCTACGGCGGGGTCTGCGGCTCCGACCTGCATTACTGGCGGCACGGCGGGGTCGGTGACTTCCGGCTGCGGGAGCCCATGGTGCTGGGGCACGAGGTGGTCGGCACGGCGTCGAGCGGGCCGCTCGCCGGCGCCCCGGTCGCGGTGCACCCCGGCACGCCGTGCGGGGTGTGCCCCGAGTGCGCGGACGGTCGGCGACACGTCTGCCGGGACACCCGCTACCTCGGCAGCGCGGCCAGAACACCGCATGTGCAAGGTGCCTTCGCGGCCGAGATCGCCGTACCGGCCGGGCAGGTGCGGCCGCTTCCGCAGGGGCTGCCGCCGCGTCGGGCCGCGCTCGCCGAGCCGCTGTCGGTGGCGCTGCACGCGGTGCGCCGGGCCGGTGCGGTGTCCGGACGTCAGGTACTGGTCACCGGGGCCGGACCCATCGGCTCCCTGGTGGTCGCTGCGGCGAAGGCGGCGGGCGCGGCCCACGTCACCGTCACCGACCTGCTGCCCGCCGCGCTCGGGTACGCGCGCGCCGTGGGCGCCGACGCCGTCGTCCGGGCCGACGATCCGGACGGTCCCGGGTGGCCGGCGGAGGCGGACGTGGCCGTGGAGGCGTCCGGGACGGCCGCCGGGCTGGAGACCTGTCTGCGGCTGGTGCGCCGCGGCGGGGTCGTCGTGCAGCTCGGCATGCTGCCGCCGGGACAGAGTCCGTTTCCGGGGAACCTGCTGGTCAGCCGGGAGATCGAGCTGCGCGGGGCGTTCCGTTTCGACACCGAGTTCGACGACGCGCTGCGGCTGCTCGCCGCCGAGCCCGCGTTCGACGCGCTGGTCAGCGCGGTCGTCCCGGTGCGGGAGGCGGAGTCGGCGTTCGCGCTCGCCGCCGACCGCAGCCGCTCCTGCAAAGTGCTGCTGGACTTCGGCGGCTGA
- a CDS encoding cytochrome b/b6 domain-containing protein yields MSLRAEAPPAATGVHRFTRAERWVHRATALLMGVCVVTAACLYVPELAQLVGRRELVVRIHEWAGLALPVPVLAGLASRAFRADLRRLNRFGPHDRRWLGAVLRRDKRRESRPAAKFNAGQKIYAAWIAGATLVMLGTGLLMWFTRLTPIMWRTSATFVHDWLALTVGIVLAGHIGMALADPEARRGMRTGSVSREWAEREHRHWKP; encoded by the coding sequence ATGAGCCTACGAGCTGAGGCGCCGCCGGCCGCCACCGGAGTGCACCGCTTCACCCGCGCGGAACGCTGGGTGCACCGCGCCACGGCCCTGCTGATGGGCGTGTGCGTGGTCACCGCCGCCTGCCTGTACGTCCCCGAGCTCGCCCAGCTCGTGGGCCGCCGCGAACTGGTCGTGCGAATCCACGAGTGGGCGGGTCTGGCTCTGCCGGTTCCCGTCCTCGCGGGCCTCGCCTCCCGCGCGTTCCGCGCCGACCTGCGCCGCCTCAACCGCTTCGGCCCGCACGACCGCCGCTGGCTGGGGGCCGTCCTGCGCCGCGACAAACGGCGGGAGTCGCGTCCGGCGGCCAAGTTCAACGCCGGTCAGAAGATCTACGCCGCCTGGATCGCCGGGGCCACCCTGGTCATGCTCGGCACCGGACTCCTCATGTGGTTCACCCGCCTCACGCCGATCATGTGGCGCACCAGCGCGACGTTCGTCCATGACTGGCTGGCCCTGACCGTCGGCATCGTCCTGGCCGGCCACATCGGCATGGCGCTCGCCGACCCCGAGGCCCGGCGCGGCATGCGCACGGGCTCCGTGAGCCGGGAGTGGGCCGAGCGCGAACACCGCCACTGGAAGCCGTGA
- a CDS encoding molybdopterin-dependent oxidoreductase produces MNPEPFEERGAPVGRRVFLGTLALGALGVVAAPPLQRGLEAFLGSAAEKDPTGLTGLLPNGGGFRYYSVTSSVPHKNASNYRLTVDGLVDRPVSYTLAQLKALPQTRMVKDVQCVTGWRVPGTAFEGVRLSALLDAAGVRAKAGAVRFTCFDGAYSESLTLDQARRADVLVALRMQDKDLGHDHGGPVRLYVAPMYFYKSAKWLSGITVTEKVQPGYWEKRGYDVDAWVGRSNGRDDEPTS; encoded by the coding sequence GTGAATCCCGAACCGTTTGAGGAACGCGGCGCCCCCGTCGGCCGCCGGGTGTTCCTCGGCACCCTCGCCCTCGGCGCCCTGGGGGTCGTCGCCGCACCCCCGCTCCAGCGCGGTCTGGAGGCCTTCCTCGGCAGCGCCGCGGAGAAGGACCCCACGGGCCTGACCGGGCTGCTCCCCAACGGCGGCGGCTTCCGCTACTACTCGGTGACCTCGTCCGTCCCGCACAAGAACGCCTCGAACTACCGGCTCACCGTGGACGGCCTGGTAGACCGCCCCGTCAGCTACACCCTGGCCCAGCTGAAGGCCCTGCCGCAGACCCGGATGGTCAAGGACGTGCAGTGCGTCACGGGCTGGCGGGTCCCCGGCACCGCGTTCGAGGGCGTGCGGCTCTCCGCCCTCCTCGACGCGGCCGGTGTCCGGGCGAAGGCCGGCGCCGTCCGCTTCACCTGCTTCGACGGGGCGTACAGCGAGAGCCTCACCCTGGACCAGGCCCGCCGGGCCGACGTCCTGGTCGCCCTGCGCATGCAGGACAAGGACCTCGGTCACGACCACGGCGGCCCCGTCCGCCTCTACGTGGCGCCGATGTACTTCTACAAGTCCGCCAAGTGGCTCTCGGGCATCACCGTCACCGAGAAGGTGCAGCCGGGCTACTGGGAGAAGCGTGGCTACGACGTCGACGCCTGGGTCGGCCGTTCGAACGGACGCGACGATGAGCCTACGAGCTGA
- a CDS encoding DMT family transporter translates to MSVLVLVLAVSAACCLGFGFVLQQNAAQRAPLGDFLSPRLLLDLMKVPRWLGGLGLMVAGMALGAIALGQGEISLVEPLLATNLLFALALSRHQTKQSLGRQGWAGLALLAGGVTVFIVAGEPRGGSAVTDPLRHWTIIGTMIGLALLLTTYAKRSRLSAGPVLLALAAGLLYGVQDALTRVSGQRFSAGGLGELITGWEPYAVLALGVTGLVLVQSAFETAPLRMSLPALTAAQPLAGILCGVGFLGDQLHTDTAALAWEAAGLAAIVTGIVLLGLHPAMPRGGAPQERVPKLQPQ, encoded by the coding sequence GTGTCGGTACTGGTTCTGGTTCTCGCCGTGAGCGCCGCCTGCTGTCTGGGCTTCGGGTTCGTGCTCCAGCAGAACGCGGCACAGCGGGCGCCGCTCGGCGACTTCCTCTCGCCGCGGCTGCTGCTCGACCTGATGAAGGTGCCGCGCTGGCTGGGCGGACTCGGCCTCATGGTGGCGGGGATGGCCCTGGGCGCGATCGCGCTCGGCCAGGGCGAGATCTCCCTGGTGGAGCCGCTGCTCGCGACCAACCTGCTGTTCGCCCTCGCGCTCTCCCGGCATCAGACGAAACAGTCGCTGGGCCGCCAGGGCTGGGCCGGGCTCGCCCTGCTGGCGGGCGGAGTGACCGTCTTCATCGTGGCGGGCGAGCCACGCGGCGGCAGCGCGGTCACGGACCCGCTGCGGCACTGGACGATCATCGGCACGATGATCGGGCTGGCACTGCTGCTCACCACCTACGCCAAACGCTCCCGGCTGAGCGCGGGCCCCGTGCTGCTGGCCCTCGCCGCCGGTTTGCTGTACGGCGTGCAGGACGCGCTGACCCGGGTCAGCGGACAGCGCTTCTCGGCGGGCGGCCTCGGCGAGCTGATCACCGGCTGGGAGCCGTACGCGGTACTGGCGCTCGGTGTGACCGGCCTGGTGCTGGTGCAGAGCGCCTTCGAGACGGCGCCCCTGCGGATGTCGCTGCCCGCGCTGACGGCGGCACAGCCGCTCGCCGGGATCCTCTGCGGCGTCGGCTTCCTGGGCGACCAGCTGCACACCGACACCGCCGCGCTGGCCTGGGAGGCGGCGGGACTGGCGGCGATCGTCACGGGCATCGTGCTGCTCGGGCTGCACCCGGCGATGCCGCGGGGCGGCGCCCCTCAGGAGCGGGTGCCCAAGCTCCAGCCGCAGTAA
- a CDS encoding NUDIX domain-containing protein codes for MSSADEILDIVDENDQVIGRRPRAQVYAEGLRHRCVFVQVRDAEGRIFVHRRTAGKLVFPSLYDMFVGGGVGAGEAYDEAALREAEEELGVSGLPRPEYLFTFLYEDGAAGSWWSAVYEVRCDLPVTPQAEEVAWHDFLPEEEVERRLPVWEWVPDGLAAYRRLRDHRATA; via the coding sequence ATGAGCTCTGCTGACGAAATCCTCGACATCGTCGACGAGAACGACCAGGTCATCGGCCGACGTCCGCGCGCGCAGGTGTACGCCGAAGGTCTGCGCCACCGCTGCGTCTTCGTCCAGGTCAGGGACGCCGAGGGGCGGATCTTCGTCCACCGCAGGACGGCGGGGAAGCTGGTGTTCCCCTCCCTGTACGACATGTTCGTCGGCGGGGGGGTCGGCGCGGGCGAGGCCTACGACGAGGCCGCGCTGCGCGAGGCGGAGGAGGAGCTGGGGGTGAGCGGGCTGCCCCGCCCGGAGTACCTGTTCACGTTCCTCTACGAGGACGGCGCGGCGGGGAGCTGGTGGTCGGCCGTGTACGAGGTCCGCTGCGACCTGCCGGTGACCCCGCAGGCCGAGGAGGTGGCCTGGCACGACTTCCTGCCCGAGGAGGAGGTCGAACGGCGCCTGCCTGTCTGGGAGTGGGTGCCGGACGGGCTGGCGGCGTACCGGCGGCTCAGGGACCACCGGGCGACGGCGTGA
- a CDS encoding YidH family protein: protein MIEFVRNVRLWFAPEQVREEGSTPDYRFSLANERTFLAWLRTALALIGGGFAVDQFLPDLRWGWRVGLALALLAAGVLCSLRAVNHWVRCEQAMRRGEDLPSSRFPALLGVLVAVVAVAMVLVVLVGWEG, encoded by the coding sequence GTGATCGAGTTCGTACGGAACGTCCGGTTGTGGTTCGCCCCCGAGCAGGTCAGGGAGGAGGGCAGCACACCCGACTACCGGTTCTCCCTGGCGAACGAGCGTACGTTCCTGGCCTGGCTGCGCACCGCGCTCGCGTTGATCGGCGGAGGCTTCGCGGTGGACCAGTTCCTGCCGGACCTGCGCTGGGGCTGGCGGGTCGGGCTGGCGCTCGCGCTGCTCGCCGCGGGCGTGCTGTGCTCCCTGCGCGCGGTGAACCACTGGGTGCGCTGCGAGCAGGCGATGCGCCGGGGCGAGGACCTGCCGTCCTCCCGTTTCCCGGCGCTGCTGGGCGTGCTGGTCGCGGTGGTGGCCGTGGCGATGGTGCTGGTGGTGCTGGTGGGGTGGGAGGGATGA
- a CDS encoding DUF202 domain-containing protein, which yields MSAGPAPERDPGLQPERTRLAWRRTTLAGTVSAVLAVKAALHGGPSAFDILAGALCCALWLAFLLLAHRRIRALAATPSPAALTARHAMAAVACAVATAVCAVALVI from the coding sequence ATGAGCGCCGGGCCGGCGCCGGAGCGGGACCCCGGTCTGCAGCCCGAGCGGACCCGGCTGGCCTGGCGGCGTACGACGCTGGCGGGCACCGTCTCGGCCGTGCTGGCCGTGAAGGCCGCGCTGCACGGCGGTCCGTCGGCGTTCGACATCCTGGCGGGCGCGCTGTGCTGTGCCCTGTGGCTGGCCTTCCTGCTGCTCGCCCATCGACGCATCCGAGCCCTCGCCGCCACGCCGAGCCCGGCGGCCCTCACCGCCCGGCACGCCATGGCGGCCGTCGCGTGCGCGGTCGCGACGGCGGTGTGCGCCGTGGCCCTGGTGATCTGA